The Myxococcales bacterium region AACAAGTACCGAAACGCGTCCAACTGCCGCCGGCGGGTTTCGAATTGGTGCGCATCGAACCGAATTCCCACGAGCAGCGAAATCAACAGGCAACCGGCCACGACCCAACCCGGCCGCCGGCGCAGCCACAACGCGGCGAGGATGCTCAGCAGCAACAGCGGCAATACCGACAAGTGGGGCAGGTTGACCGGCATGAGCAACGCCTGCGCCAACAGCGCCAACGCGGAAGAGCCGAGTAGAAAAACCGCCGCCGACGGCATGCCGGGTTCGGAGGCCGGACGCCATACGCCGTAAAGGCCGAGCAAGCCAAGCAAAATGACCACCGGGCCGACCAGGCAGATGAGCAGCAGGTGTCGCGGCAGCGCCAACGCGACGGCGGGCTGGACCAGGGGCTGGAGCGACGACAAGGCGAAAAGCGAGCGCAGCAGGTCGGTTCGGCCGAAAGCCGCGTAACTTCCCCAGTACAAAAGTTCCGGGACCAGCAATACCGCGCCGAACAACGCCAGCCGCCACAACCGTCGTGCGAAGGACCAATGCAAAAATCGGTCGTGAAAACGTTCCAACGCCCAGGCCGTGGCGAGAATCACCAAAACGACCTTGTTGCCGAAAAGCAGCGCGACCCCGAAACAGACGGCCGCCGTCGCCAGACGCGCGCGGGCTGCATGGCGGTCGTCCAGATAAGCCAGCGTCGCGAGCAGCCCGGCCAGAATGAATGGCACTTGGAGGGTATCGGGCCGTGATTCCACCAGGCTGCGAGCGGCGAACGAGGCCGTCAGAAACAAGGCCAGGGCCAGCCAGGGAACGATTTTTTCAGCCGCCACCCGCTGGGTGAGACGAGACAATTGCCAGAACGGCAACAGGCTGATCGGCAACAGGCCCGCGCGGACCCAGGAGAACATTTCGGGCGTCGGCCCACACGCCCGGTAAAACGGATAGAGTAAAAAATTGAAGAAGGCCGGATGGGAATGATAGTAATCACGGCCGGGCCAGATATCGTGCAGCAGGAGCCAAAGTACCTGAGCGTTTTCAAATTCATCCGGGTTGAGCCGGCCCCAAAGCGACCAGAAAATTTGCCGCATCAAGAGCACGGCCACGATGAATTGCGTCAATCGAAGCAACCAGGGTTGACGAAAAATGAAACGGCTCCCCGCCATCGACCCGCCGATCCGTCGAAGAATTTTATTCGGCCCTCATCCGGTTCGCTCATTGTAGCATTTTTCCTTCGGCATGCCAGAAAGCCCGGCGTGAACCGGGGCGTCGCTTTTCTCCCCGCGGCAGGCGTGATAAGAAGACCAGCATGCTGACCGTTCACGCCATCTATCGGTGGAAATCAAGGTTCACCACCCGTTTGGAAGGATGGGACAATGTCCGCGTGCCGGCCGACAAGCCGCACTGGCGCGTCCTGGTGCTTTGGCTCGATGTATTGATTTTCAATGCGCTTTTCTACCTGTTCGTGAAGGCGCTGATCTTCCACCCCTTGGACGTCTCCAGCCTTTGGCAGATTTTCCTCTGGGGCCTCCTCTTTACCGCCTGCCTCTATATCTTCAACCACCTGCACCGTTGGCGCGAACGATTGCGCTTTCAGGCGACGACGCTGCAATGGCTGTTTTTCATGGCCATCGCGTTTTTCGCCACCTTTCTTTCCAATTTGGAGGTTACCCATAAGGGGTTCGATTTTTCCTGGTTGCGGCCGGAGATGATCAAGATCGTCTGGTGGCTGCGGATGTTCATTCCGCTGACTCCTTACTTTACCGCCTTTTTCGTCATTGCGATCACCTTGTTGATGTGGCGGACGACCACCAAACCGAAATCGCGTTTGATCTGGCTCATCCCCCTGATTTTTTCGTTGGTGATGATCTGGCTGTATCTATGGACGCTCGCGCCGATCGAAGGCATGTCGTTCCGCCCAGGCCAGAATCTGCCGCCCCGCAAAGGATCCTACATTTTCTTCGCCGCCCTTTTCGGCGGCCCGCCCTTGCTGTTGTTTTTTCTGTTAGTGATCCGCTTTTATTCGATGGCGTTTCGCGTGGTGCCGATCGTCTATTTCTTCGCGCAGATCCTGTTGAACTACATCGGGATTCTGCCGATGCAGTCGATTCACGACCTGATGCCGATCCTGGCGACCCGGGGTTACGACACGCGGAGCATCGAGGGCGTTTCGATGTTCTATCCGCCGCCCGGCACCGAGGTGGATTCGACCTTCACCTTTTTGCGCAAGATGGTGGGCACGCCCGAACGGCTGTACGTCAATTACGGGCCGACCTGCGGCCTGTACGCCTTCGACCGCGCGACGGGAAAAGCCCGGCAGCAGCTTCTTCCCGGCTTGATGCGCGACCTTCAACTCGCGCCGGACGGCCGGCACCTCTGGGGCACCAATTGGTATACCGGCGATTTCCTCTCGCTCGACGCCGACGACCTGAAAACCCAGTGCAAAAAGGATATCTTCCCCTTCGGCCTGCTGACGCCGCTCCAGTTCATCCCCTACAATCAAGAAGGGTTGTTCGTCTCCAACGTCACGCCGCCGGTGATTTCCTATCTCACGTACGAAAACATCGCCGACCCCTGCCAATTGAGCCTGCGCAAGACGATCGACTTCCAAAAAACCGGTTACACCCTGTTCAGCGACGGGGTTTACGGCATGTACCTGGACGCGCCCAACCACCGGCTGTACGCGCTCGTCGGGATGCTGGGCGACCGCTTCCTGATGAGCCTGGTCGAACTGGATAGCTGGACCTTTCAGATCATCCGCGAAGTCCACCTGCGGGCCGGCATGCTGATCACGCCGGTCAAGGGACGGCACACCGTGCTGATTCCCAGCTACTATTCCGACGAACTGCACGAGGTTTCGCTCGACACCATGCGGATTTTGCGGACGATGCATACCGATCCGAACATTCTCGGCCTGGCGCACGACGTCCGCCGCGGGTTGTTTTACGCGGTCAGCCGGGCGACCGGCATGCTGTCGGTCATCAGCGACGGCACGGGCAAGGTGATCCGCAAAGTGCCGGTGGGCAACAAGGCCGAGCCGGTCTGGTTGGATGAGGAGAACGATTTGCTGTTCATCGGCAGCCGCCTGGGGATCGTGCAGATCGATTTGGCGAAGTTCCTGCACGGCGAATCGCTGGCCGCGCGACCCCTGGCCGAGCCGGCGCCCGACGAGGAAACGGCCGCCGAACCGTCGCCCGAGGCGGCTCCGGCGAACGAGGCGTCGCCGGACCCCGGCACGTGAACCGCGAACGAGGAGCGAGCGGATTAACGCATTTCTCATCGAACGCAAACAAAAGGCAAACCGACGCCTATTAGAATTACCGCCTTTCACCGCAAGACGATGATCGGGAGGAGTCGGTGACAAGAAAAAAACTGTTCTGGAAATTGTACCCCGTCCAAATCGCCATTCTCCTGTTTAGTCTGGCGGCCCTGTTCGGGTACACCACCCTGATCCTGCGGAATTTCTATTTCGACCATACCGCCAACATCCTCGAAACCGACGCCCGCCTGTTGGCCGAGGAGATTAAAAACGCCGATCCGACGCGGATGCCGCTCGAACTGAACGACATCTGCCGGCGCCTGGACCGGGAGACCGGCACGCGTTACACGCTCATCCGGCCGTCGGGCGAGGTGCTCGCCGACTCCGAACAAACTCCGGCGGCGATGGACAACCATGCCGACCGGCCCGAGGTGCGCGAAGCCCTGGCCGGAAAAGTCGGCCGTTCGATCCGCTACAGCTTCACGCTGAAGAAGGACCTGGTTTACGTCGCCGTGCCGATCCGTCTGCAAAACCCGGGGGGACAACCCGTGATCGTGCGCGCATCCATGCCCCTGCCGGTTTTCAAACAGGCGCTGAACAACCTCGATCTCCGCATCGCGCTGGGCGGTCTGGCGGTGGCGCTGCTGGCCGGCGGTTTGCTCTGGTGGACGGCGCGGCGCGTCACCCGGCCGCTCCAAGCGGTCGCCCGCGGCGCGGCGCGGCTGGCCGAAGGCGATTTCTCGACCCGCGTCCAGGCCGCCGATTACGAGGAATCGGCCGTCCTCGCCGACTCGTTGAATCGGATGGCCGGCCAGCTCGACCAATGGATCCGCACCGTGACGCGGCAGCAGCGCGAGCAGGAAGCCGTGCTGGCGAACATGAACGAAGCGGTCATGCTGATCGACGGCGAACGGCGGATCGTGCGCCTCAACCAGGCGGCCGGGCGCCTGCTGGGGGTCGATCCGCAACAGGCGGCGGGCCGTTTGATCCTGGAGGTGGCGCGATACGCGAATCTGCAGAAATTCATCGGTGAATTGCTGGAAAAGGGCCAACGCTCCGAGGCCGACCTGTTGTTGCACGACGGCGGCGAGCGGTTCCTGCTGGCCTATGGAATTTTTCTGCCGCCGACCGCCGAACAGGACGGCGCGGTCGCCTTGATCGTGCTGCACGACGTCACGCGCCTGAAAAAGCTGGAAAACCTGCGGCGCGAGTTCGTCGCCAACGTTTCGCACGAACTCAAAACCCCCATCACTTCCATTAAAGGTTTCGTGGAAACGTTGCGGGACGGGGCGATCAACGACCCGGAAAACGCCAAAAACTTCCTCGCCATCGTGTCCAATCACGCCGAACGGCTCAATTCGATCATCGACGACCTGCTGTTCCTGTCGAAAATCGAGCAGGACGAGCAGGCCGCGACCGTCGCCGGCGAACCGGCGCGCCTGGCCGGAGTCGTCCAGTCGGCGCTCAATATCTGCGCGGCGCGGATCGCCGAAAAAAAGGCCGCGGTCGAGCTGACCGGCGACCTGGAACTGCAAGTGGTCGTCAACCAGAAGTTGCTTGAATTGGCGGTCGTCAACCTGCTGGACAACGCGCTGAAATACGGCGAGGCCGGCAGCCGGGTGACGATCCGGCTCGAAGGCACCCCGACCGAAGCGCGACTCGTCGTGGCCGACAGCGGTTGCGGCATCGAAGCCGAACACCTGCCGCGGATCTTCGAGCGTTTTTACCGGGTGGACAAGGCGCGCAGCCGCAAACTGGGCGGCACCGGGTTGGGTCTGGCGATCGTCAAACACATCGTCAACGTGCATCGCGGGCAAATCACCGTGCAAAGCGAACCCGGCAAAGGCAGTGTTTTTACGATTCATTTGCCACGCGCCTGATCGATTTTCATTCCTAACCGAAAATTAACAATCCGGTAGCGGTAATTTAGCACCCGCCTTTTATCTTCTTTCCGAAAAGTGAAACCGGAAGAGCGTCCCGCGACGCGAAAGGAGATAAAATCCGATGAAACCCTGGAAACTGATTGCCTTGACGATCCTGGCCGGCTTGCTGATTCTGCCGGCGACCGGCTTGAAGGCCCTGGCCGGTGAAATCATCAACGGCGCCGGCGCGACGTTCCCTTACCCCCTGTACGCACAGTGGGCCTACAAATACGAAAAACTCACCGGCGTCAAAATGAACTACCAGTCGATCGGCTCCGGCGGCGGCATCGCCCAGATCAAGGCGAAGACCGTCGATTTCGGCGCCTCCGACGCCCCGCTGACCCAGGCGGAACTGAACGAAGCCGGCCTGGTGCAATTTCCGATGGTGATGGGCGGCGTCGTGCCGGTGGTCAACGTGAAAGGCATCGGCGCCGGCAAACTGAAACTGACGCCCGCCGCGCTGGCCGATATCTACCTGGGTAAAATTAAAAAATGGGACGATCCGGCGATCAAGGCCGCCAATCCCGGCCTCGCCCTGCCGAGCACCCCGATCTACGTGATTCACCGCGCCGACGGCTCCGGCACCACCTGGATCTTCACCAACTACCTGGCCAAGATTTCGGCCGAATGGAAAACCAAGGTCGGCGCCGACAAGGCCGTTTCCTGGCCGACCGGCTTGGGCGGCAAAGGCAACGAGGGCGTCGCCGCTTACGTGCAGAAAACCAACGGCGCCATCGGCTACGTCGAATACGCCTATGCCCTGCAAAACAAAATGGCCTTTACCCTGCTGCAGAACCAGGCCGGGAAATTCGTCGCCCCGACCCTCGAAAGTTTCCAGGCCGCCGCGGCCAACGCCGACTGGAAAAACGCCCCCGGCTTCTACCTGGTCCTGATCGACCAGCCGGGCGACGGCAGTTGGCCGATCACCGGCGCGACTTTCATCCTGATGCACAAGGCGCAGGCCAACGGCGCCAAGGCGCAGACGATCCTGAAGTTCTTCGACTGGTGCTTCGCCCACGGCAAGGACCAGGCGGTTGCGTTGCATTACGTGCCGCTGCCCGACAGCGTGATCCAGCTCGTGCAGTCCGAGTGGAAGAAATCCATCGCGGCGGGCGGCCAGCCGGTCTGGTAGCCGACGGCTTATCCGAATCCATCCGGCGGAAACGGGGGCTGCTCCGGCGGTTCCCCGCTTTCGCCTTTCGAGCGTGAAGCATGAGCGACCAGGTAGTGCGACAGACACGCACCGGCGACCGGGTTTTCAAGGGTTTGACCCTCGTCTCGGCGATCGGGATTCCCCTGCTGATGGCCGGTATTTTCGCCGTGCTCTACAGCGGTTCGCGGGAGGCGCTCGGCCGTTTCGGCTGGCGGTTTCTGATCTCGCAGGACTGGGACCCCGTCGCGAAGCTGTTCGGCGCGGCCAGTTCGGTCTACGGCACCCTGGTTTCCACTCTGATCGCCATGGCGTTGGCGGTGCCGCTAGGCCTGGTGATCGCCCTGTTTCTGGTGGAACTGGCGCCGCCACGCCTGAGCAAGATCCTGGGCTACGGCATCGAATTGCTCGCCGCCATCCCCAGCATCATTTACGGCATGTGGGGGTTGTTCGTCTTCGCGCCGTTCATGGCCGAACACATTCAGCCCTGGCTGGGCGAACACCTCGGCTTTCTGCCGCTCTTCCAGGGGCCGCCGATGGGCCTGGGCATGCTGACCGCCGGCGTCATCCTGGCCTTGATGGTGCTGCCGTTCATCAGTTCGGTGATGCGCGACGTGTTCCACATGGTGCCGCCGATCATCAAGGAAGCCGGCTACGGCATGGGCGCCACGACCTGGGAAGTGACCCGCAAGATCATGGTCCCGTACGGCATTTCCGGCTTGCTGGGCGCCTGTTTTCTCGGCCTGGGCCGGGCGATCGGCGAAACGATGGCGGTCACCTTCGTGATCGGCAACAACCATCACGTCTCCGCCTCGCTGTTCGAACCGGCCAACAGCATCGCCTCGACCCTGGCCAACGAATTCACCGAGGCCGCCGAACCGCTCTACCTCAACTCGCTGATCGGCCTGGGCCTGGTGCTGTTCGTCATGACCATTCTCATCCAGATCGCGGCGCAACTCTGGCTGCGGGGCATCCAGAAAAAAATGGGGGCGCCGCGATGAACCGCCGTCCGCCGCTCGGCCGCAAAATCACCAACGGGATCGTCACCGTGATTTCTGCGCTGGCCGCGTTGATCGGCATTTTTTTCCTCGGCTGGATCCTGCTGGAAATCTTCCAGCGGGGGGCGACTTCGCTCAACGCCGCTTTCTTCACGCAATTGCCGACACCGCCGGGCATCCCCGGCGGCGGCCTGGCCAACGCGCTGGTCGGCACCGGACTGCTGACCGCCCTGGCGATCGCGCTGGGCGTACCGATGGGCGTGCTGGCCGGCATGTACCTGTCCGAGTACGGTCGCCATTCGCGTCTGGGCGCCGTCGTGCGCTTCACCGTCAACGTGATGATGGGCGTGCCGTCGATCATCGTCGGCCTGTTCGCCTACGGCCTGCTGGTGCGGCCGTTCGGCCACTTTTCCGGCTTCGCGGGCGCCGTGGCGCTGGCGATCATCATGCTGCCGGTCGTGGCGCGGACCTCCGAGGACATGCTGCGCCTGGTGCCGGATTCGTTGCGCGAATCGGCCCTGGCGCTGGGCGCGCCGCGCTGGCGGACAATCGTCGGCGTGGTGCTGCAGGCGGCCAAACGCGGCATGATCACCGGCACCCTGCTCGCCGTGGCCCGCGTCAGCGGCGAAACCGCGCCGTTGTTGTTCACCGCGCTCAACAGTCCGTACTGGCCGAATTCGCTGTTCCAGCCCACGGCCAATCTGACCGTCACGATTTTCAACTACGCCATGTCGCCGTATGTGGATTGGCAGCAGGCCGCCTGGGGCGCCTCGCTGCTGATCACCGCCGCGGTGCTGGCGCTGACCATCCTGGCCCGGCTCGGGTTCATGGGGGTGAAAAAATGATGCAGACCTTCGCGGAAATGATGAATCCGGTGGCCGGCGCCATCGAAGCCGCGACGACGACGGCGCGGGACCAGGTCGTCACCGGCGCCAAGCTGCGCGTCGAACACCTGGATTTCTATTATGGTAGCCATCGGGCGCTCGTCGACAACAATCTGGACATTCTGGACGGCAAGGTGACGGCGATCATCGGGCCGTCGGGCTGCGGCAAATCGACCCACATCCGCGTTTTCAACCGCATCTACGAGTTGTACCGCGACCAGCGCGCCACCGGCCACATCTACCTCGACGGCCAGGACATCCTGGCGCCCAACATCGATCGGATCGATTTGCGGCGGCGCGTCGGCATGATCTTTCAGAAGCCGTCGCCCTTTCCGATGAGCGTGTACGAAAACGTCGCCTACGGCCTGCGGCTGCATTACCGCCTGACGAAGGGCGAACTGGCCGAGCGCGTGGAAAAAGCCCTGGTCGACGCCGCGCTGTGGGACGAGGTGAAGGACAAGCTGGCCCAGCCGGGCACCGCCCTGTCGGGCGGCCAGCAGCAGCGCCTGTGCATCTCGCGCGCCATCGCCGTCAAGCCGGAAGTGCTGCTGATGGACGAACCGACCTCGGCCATCGATCCGGTGGCCACCGCAAAAATCGAGGAACTCATCGACACGTTGCGCGGCCGTTACACGATCGTGATCGTCACCCACAACATGCAGCAAGCCGCCCGCATCTCCGATTACACCGCCTTCTTCTACGAAGGGAAAATCGTCGAGTACGGGACGACCAAAAAAATCTTCACCAAGCCGGACCACAAACAAACGGAAGACTACATCACCGGCCGTTTCGGCTGATCCGGAAAGGATTCGACCCATGGCAAAGCTGCTTTCCAAGCAAATCGAGAAACTCAAAACCGGCATTCTCGAACTGGGCGCCATCGTCGAGGAACGCGTGCACCTGGCGGTGCAGGCCCTGATGTCGCTGGACGCCGGACTGGCCGAAAAAATCGTGCGGGACGACGAGGAAATCAATCATCGGGAAGTCGATCTCGAGGAGGAGTGCTTGAAGGTTCTGGCGCTCTACCAGCCGGTCGCGATCGATCTGCGCTTCATCATCGCCATTCTCAAGATCAACAACGACCTGGAACGCATCGGCGACCTGGCGGTCAGCATCGCCCAGCGAACCCGCTTTCTCGCCCAACAACCGGAACGCATCGCGCCGCCGACCAACCTGCCGCTGATGGCCGACAAGACGCAAAGCATGCTCAAGCGCAGTCTCGATTCGCTGGTTCATCTGGATTCGCCCACCGCCCGCGGCGTCCTCGAATGCGACAAGGAAGTCGACGCCATCCGCCACGAGATCAACCGGCTGATGTACGAGGCCATGCGCCGGAATCCGGCGCGGCTCGAATGCTACATCCAGGTGTTGCTGGCGGCGAGCCATTTGGAACGCATCGCCGACCATGCCACGAACATCGCCGAGGACGTCATCTACCTGGCCGAGGGTGAAATCGTGCGCCACGGCGCGCTGTAAACAACGCGTCGCGGGAGCTGTCGGCAAATGAATTGAGAAGCCGGCGGCGAAAACCGCCTTATCTTTTCCGCTTGCCCGCGCGGCCGCGGGCGCCGGCGGTTTCCGCGGCGCGCGGGACGGCGGCCGGCGGTTGGGGTTCGTCCCCGCGCATACCGAATTCCATGATGGACATCGCTTCCTCGCCCATCCGCTTCAGGTCGCTGCGACAATCGCTTTGGTACCATTCGCGCAGGATGACCTTGAACAATCCCATGATCGCCCCGGCCAGGAACCGCGCCCGGCGATCGGTCATTCCGGAATCGCCGCCCCGCGTGATCAGTTCCGCGGCGATGATCGCTTCCCAGTCCTCGTCCATCTTGTCGCCGCGCGCGATCAAGGTCGGCGATTTCTGGATGATGCGCTGTTGAATCAGGTGATCTTCCCGCGCCGCGTGGTATTGCTCGGCCATGGTCATGGTGGCGCGGCGGATCGCGTCCATCGCCGTTTCCTGACCGCGATTT contains the following coding sequences:
- a CDS encoding PAS domain-containing protein; protein product: MTRKKLFWKLYPVQIAILLFSLAALFGYTTLILRNFYFDHTANILETDARLLAEEIKNADPTRMPLELNDICRRLDRETGTRYTLIRPSGEVLADSEQTPAAMDNHADRPEVREALAGKVGRSIRYSFTLKKDLVYVAVPIRLQNPGGQPVIVRASMPLPVFKQALNNLDLRIALGGLAVALLAGGLLWWTARRVTRPLQAVARGAARLAEGDFSTRVQAADYEESAVLADSLNRMAGQLDQWIRTVTRQQREQEAVLANMNEAVMLIDGERRIVRLNQAAGRLLGVDPQQAAGRLILEVARYANLQKFIGELLEKGQRSEADLLLHDGGERFLLAYGIFLPPTAEQDGAVALIVLHDVTRLKKLENLRREFVANVSHELKTPITSIKGFVETLRDGAINDPENAKNFLAIVSNHAERLNSIIDDLLFLSKIEQDEQAATVAGEPARLAGVVQSALNICAARIAEKKAAVELTGDLELQVVVNQKLLELAVVNLLDNALKYGEAGSRVTIRLEGTPTEARLVVADSGCGIEAEHLPRIFERFYRVDKARSRKLGGTGLGLAIVKHIVNVHRGQITVQSEPGKGSVFTIHLPRA
- the pstS gene encoding phosphate ABC transporter substrate-binding protein PstS, which translates into the protein MKPWKLIALTILAGLLILPATGLKALAGEIINGAGATFPYPLYAQWAYKYEKLTGVKMNYQSIGSGGGIAQIKAKTVDFGASDAPLTQAELNEAGLVQFPMVMGGVVPVVNVKGIGAGKLKLTPAALADIYLGKIKKWDDPAIKAANPGLALPSTPIYVIHRADGSGTTWIFTNYLAKISAEWKTKVGADKAVSWPTGLGGKGNEGVAAYVQKTNGAIGYVEYAYALQNKMAFTLLQNQAGKFVAPTLESFQAAAANADWKNAPGFYLVLIDQPGDGSWPITGATFILMHKAQANGAKAQTILKFFDWCFAHGKDQAVALHYVPLPDSVIQLVQSEWKKSIAAGGQPVW
- the pstC gene encoding phosphate ABC transporter permease subunit PstC, which translates into the protein MSDQVVRQTRTGDRVFKGLTLVSAIGIPLLMAGIFAVLYSGSREALGRFGWRFLISQDWDPVAKLFGAASSVYGTLVSTLIAMALAVPLGLVIALFLVELAPPRLSKILGYGIELLAAIPSIIYGMWGLFVFAPFMAEHIQPWLGEHLGFLPLFQGPPMGLGMLTAGVILALMVLPFISSVMRDVFHMVPPIIKEAGYGMGATTWEVTRKIMVPYGISGLLGACFLGLGRAIGETMAVTFVIGNNHHVSASLFEPANSIASTLANEFTEAAEPLYLNSLIGLGLVLFVMTILIQIAAQLWLRGIQKKMGAPR
- the pstA gene encoding phosphate ABC transporter permease PstA — translated: MNRRPPLGRKITNGIVTVISALAALIGIFFLGWILLEIFQRGATSLNAAFFTQLPTPPGIPGGGLANALVGTGLLTALAIALGVPMGVLAGMYLSEYGRHSRLGAVVRFTVNVMMGVPSIIVGLFAYGLLVRPFGHFSGFAGAVALAIIMLPVVARTSEDMLRLVPDSLRESALALGAPRWRTIVGVVLQAAKRGMITGTLLAVARVSGETAPLLFTALNSPYWPNSLFQPTANLTVTIFNYAMSPYVDWQQAAWGASLLITAAVLALTILARLGFMGVKK
- the pstB gene encoding phosphate ABC transporter ATP-binding protein PstB, encoding MQTFAEMMNPVAGAIEAATTTARDQVVTGAKLRVEHLDFYYGSHRALVDNNLDILDGKVTAIIGPSGCGKSTHIRVFNRIYELYRDQRATGHIYLDGQDILAPNIDRIDLRRRVGMIFQKPSPFPMSVYENVAYGLRLHYRLTKGELAERVEKALVDAALWDEVKDKLAQPGTALSGGQQQRLCISRAIAVKPEVLLMDEPTSAIDPVATAKIEELIDTLRGRYTIVIVTHNMQQAARISDYTAFFYEGKIVEYGTTKKIFTKPDHKQTEDYITGRFG
- the phoU gene encoding phosphate signaling complex protein PhoU, whose translation is MAKLLSKQIEKLKTGILELGAIVEERVHLAVQALMSLDAGLAEKIVRDDEEINHREVDLEEECLKVLALYQPVAIDLRFIIAILKINNDLERIGDLAVSIAQRTRFLAQQPERIAPPTNLPLMADKTQSMLKRSLDSLVHLDSPTARGVLECDKEVDAIRHEINRLMYEAMRRNPARLECYIQVLLAASHLERIADHATNIAEDVIYLAEGEIVRHGAL
- a CDS encoding TetR family transcriptional regulator, with protein sequence MLNHSSLRERKKAKVRDSLIQVSMKLFIEKGFEETTVDEIAEAAEVSRRSFFRYFPSKDLVVFPHQEIYLEYFRRLLAENRGQETAMDAIRRATMTMAEQYHAAREDHLIQQRIIQKSPTLIARGDKMDEDWEAIIAAELITRGGDSGMTDRRARFLAGAIMGLFKVILREWYQSDCRSDLKRMGEEAMSIMEFGMRGDEPQPPAAVPRAAETAGARGRAGKRKR